A stretch of the Streptosporangium sp. NBC_01755 genome encodes the following:
- a CDS encoding NAD-dependent epimerase/dehydratase family protein, protein MRVLLTGHQGYLGSVMAPVLVAAGHEVTGLDSGLFAGCVLGPAPGDPPGHAVDLRDVTPEILAGMDAVVHLAALSNDPLGALAPELTYDINHRAAVRLARLARDAGVRRFLYASTCSVYGASGDDLVDEDAPLRPVTPYADSKVRVESDLFELADGDFSPVFLRNATAFGFSPRLRADIVLNNLAGHALLSGEVRVLSDGTPWRPLVHAADIANAFAMVLAAPRDAVHARAFNVGTEENNLTVAEIAAEVAEAVPEARVVITGETGADPRSYRVDFSRIRDALPGYRALWTIKAGALQLVEAYRRFGLTEDGFRRRFTRLAWLSARREAGTVDGALRPREAAGAGAVEDDR, encoded by the coding sequence ATGCGCGTGCTGCTGACCGGGCACCAGGGCTACCTGGGGAGTGTGATGGCCCCGGTGCTCGTCGCCGCGGGCCACGAGGTGACCGGGCTCGACTCCGGGCTCTTCGCCGGATGCGTGCTGGGTCCCGCGCCCGGCGACCCGCCAGGACACGCGGTCGACCTGCGGGACGTCACCCCCGAGATCCTGGCGGGGATGGACGCGGTGGTGCACCTCGCCGCGCTGTCCAACGACCCGCTGGGCGCGCTGGCACCCGAGCTGACCTACGACATCAACCACCGCGCCGCGGTGCGCCTGGCCAGGCTGGCCCGCGACGCGGGCGTGCGCCGGTTCCTGTACGCCTCCACCTGCTCGGTCTACGGCGCCTCAGGCGATGACCTGGTCGACGAGGACGCGCCGCTGCGCCCGGTGACCCCCTACGCCGACTCCAAGGTCAGGGTAGAAAGCGACCTGTTCGAGCTGGCCGACGGGGACTTCAGCCCGGTGTTCCTGCGCAACGCCACCGCCTTCGGGTTCTCGCCCAGGTTGCGCGCGGACATCGTGCTGAACAACCTCGCCGGGCACGCGCTGCTGTCCGGGGAGGTCAGGGTGCTGTCCGACGGCACCCCGTGGCGCCCGCTGGTGCACGCCGCCGACATCGCGAACGCCTTCGCCATGGTGCTGGCCGCCCCGCGCGACGCCGTCCATGCCAGGGCGTTCAACGTCGGCACGGAGGAGAACAACCTGACGGTGGCGGAGATCGCCGCCGAGGTCGCCGAGGCGGTGCCGGAGGCCCGGGTCGTGATCACCGGGGAGACCGGGGCCGACCCGCGCTCCTACCGGGTCGACTTCTCCCGCATCCGCGACGCGCTCCCCGGCTACCGGGCGCTGTGGACGATCAAGGCGGGCGCGCTCCAGCTGGTCGAGGCGTACCGGCGGTTCGGCCTGACGGAGGACGGCTTCCGGCGCCGCTTCACCAGATTGGCGTGGCTGTCGGCCCGGCGCGAGGCCGGAACCGTCGACGGCGCGCTGCGCCCGCGCGAAGCGGCGGGGGCGGGGGCGGTGGAAGATGACCGATGA
- a CDS encoding DUF4910 domain-containing protein codes for MTDDGEGREMHALVERLYPLCRSITGDGVRRTLEIVAESLCLQVREVPTGTRVLDWTVPREWNIRDAYVKDASGARVVDFAASNLHVVGYSVPVSATMTLDELRPHLHTLPGQPGLIPYRTGYYAETWGFCLAHDTLAGLPDGPYEVMIDSTLANGHLTYGEHVVPGRVPEEVLVSCHVCHPSLANDNLAGIAVAVGLARRLAEADPWYTYRFLFAPGTIGAITWLARNRERAGRIRHGLVLACAGDRGPLTYKRSRRGDAEIDRAVRHVLRTSGRDHAVVDFSPYGYDERQFCSPGFDLPVGSLTRTPYAGYPEYHTSADNPDFVSPEAMADTLETCWEVTRVLDGNRAYLNLSPHGEPQLGRRGLYGALGGRSDTQEAQMAMLWVLNLSDGEHSLLDVAERSDLPFAAVADAARALCGAGLLKECGK; via the coding sequence ATGACCGATGACGGCGAGGGGCGCGAGATGCACGCCCTGGTGGAGCGGCTCTACCCGCTCTGCAGGAGCATCACCGGCGACGGTGTGCGCCGCACCCTGGAGATCGTCGCGGAGTCCCTCTGCCTGCAGGTCCGCGAGGTGCCGACGGGGACCCGGGTCCTCGACTGGACGGTGCCCAGGGAGTGGAACATCCGCGACGCCTACGTCAAGGACGCCTCCGGTGCCAGGGTCGTCGACTTCGCCGCGTCGAACCTGCACGTGGTCGGCTACAGCGTCCCGGTGTCGGCCACCATGACCCTGGACGAGCTCCGGCCCCACCTGCACACGTTGCCCGGGCAGCCGGGGCTGATCCCCTACCGGACCGGCTACTACGCGGAGACGTGGGGCTTCTGCCTGGCCCACGACACCCTTGCGGGCCTGCCCGACGGGCCGTACGAGGTCATGATCGACTCTACGCTCGCCAACGGCCACCTGACCTACGGCGAGCACGTGGTGCCCGGCCGGGTCCCCGAGGAGGTGCTCGTCTCCTGCCACGTGTGCCATCCCTCGCTGGCCAACGACAACCTGGCGGGCATCGCCGTGGCGGTCGGGCTCGCACGACGGCTGGCCGAGGCCGACCCGTGGTACACCTACCGCTTCCTGTTCGCTCCCGGCACCATCGGCGCGATCACCTGGCTGGCGCGCAACCGGGAACGCGCGGGGCGGATCAGGCACGGCCTGGTGCTGGCCTGCGCGGGGGATCGCGGCCCGCTGACCTACAAGCGCAGCAGGCGGGGCGACGCCGAAATCGACCGCGCCGTACGGCATGTCCTGAGGACCTCGGGGCGTGACCACGCGGTCGTGGACTTCTCCCCTTACGGCTACGACGAGCGGCAGTTCTGCTCGCCCGGCTTCGACCTGCCCGTCGGCTCGCTCACCAGGACCCCCTACGCGGGCTACCCGGAATATCACACCTCCGCCGACAATCCGGACTTCGTCTCCCCGGAGGCGATGGCCGACACCCTGGAGACCTGCTGGGAGGTCACCCGGGTGCTTGACGGCAACCGCGCCTATCTCAACCTCAGCCCCCACGGGGAGCCGCAGCTGGGCCGGCGGGGCCTGTACGGGGCACTGGGCGGGCGCAGCGACACGCAGGAGGCCCAGATGGCGATGTTGTGGGTGCTGAACCTCTCCGACGGAGAGCACAGCCTCCTGGACGTCGCCGAACGATCCGATCTGCCCTTCGCCGCGGTGGCGGACGCGGCACGGGCACTGTGCGGCGCGGGACTGCTCAAGGAGTGCGGGAAATGA
- a CDS encoding glycosyltransferase family 2 protein, with translation MPNSDTLVSIVLPVRDGAGRIEGAVRSVLGQDHERLQLVISDNASTDGTEEICRDLAATDSRIVYRRHPENVGLFDNFVRTVELVEGEFFRWVGDDDRLEPACLSRSLRAFAEDDRLVLVTTQVAYTGPDKMVATAPLERTGLASDDPVERFTEMLRLLNESHLLIDPLYGLLRREPLARIPRRNMLREDEVFAAKLALAGPWGHVPDVLAHRNWKHDTLSAIARRLDVPPWRARCSTLLQCGELLRWLREAGLTDEQHRRARAAVLGMYVRRQRLTAARRGRRLALIASGLVPGGR, from the coding sequence ATGCCGAACTCCGACACGCTGGTGTCCATCGTGCTTCCCGTGCGCGACGGCGCCGGGCGGATCGAGGGTGCCGTCCGCTCGGTCCTCGGCCAGGACCACGAGCGCCTCCAGCTGGTGATCTCCGACAACGCGTCCACGGACGGCACCGAGGAGATCTGCCGAGACCTGGCCGCGACCGACAGCCGGATCGTCTACCGCAGGCATCCGGAGAACGTGGGCCTGTTCGACAACTTCGTCCGTACCGTCGAGCTGGTCGAAGGCGAGTTCTTCCGCTGGGTCGGCGACGACGACCGGCTGGAGCCCGCGTGCCTCTCCCGCTCCCTGCGGGCTTTCGCCGAGGACGACCGGCTCGTCCTGGTCACCACGCAGGTCGCCTACACCGGACCCGACAAGATGGTCGCGACAGCCCCCCTGGAGAGGACGGGGCTGGCCTCGGACGACCCGGTCGAGCGGTTCACCGAGATGCTGCGGCTGCTCAACGAGAGCCACCTGCTCATCGACCCGCTCTACGGCCTGTTGCGGCGCGAGCCGCTGGCGCGGATTCCCCGGCGGAACATGCTCCGCGAGGACGAGGTGTTCGCCGCGAAGCTGGCGCTGGCCGGACCGTGGGGGCACGTCCCAGATGTCCTCGCCCACCGCAACTGGAAGCACGACACCCTGTCGGCGATCGCCCGCCGCCTCGACGTGCCGCCCTGGCGGGCCCGCTGCTCCACCCTCCTGCAGTGCGGGGAACTGCTCCGCTGGCTGCGGGAGGCCGGCCTCACCGACGAGCAGCACCGTCGCGCCCGCGCGGCGGTCCTCGGCATGTACGTGCGCCGCCAGCGGCTCACCGCGGCCCGCCGGGGGCGCAGGCTCGCCCTGATCGCCTCGGGACTCGTCCCCGGCGGGCGGTGA
- a CDS encoding class I SAM-dependent methyltransferase: MTTCRLCGSTSLASVIDLGATPPCERFLTERQLEEPEVTYPLHLRVCTGCWLAQIPPMITPEETFTEYAYFSSYSTSWVEHAREFVDGAVDRLGLGGDSFVVEVASNDGYLLRHVVERGIRCLGVEPSENVGQAARDAGVPTLTAFLGLQTGASVRAEHGPADLVVANNVYAHIPDVIGFTRGLRALVADDGWVSIEVQHLLTLMAHNQYDTIYHEHFQYYTVASARSALAAGGLSLVDVESLPTHGGSIRLWARPTETAGEPGERVAGLLAAEKAAGLHELSGYTEFGERVARVRRDLLTFLLDAARQGRTVVGYGAPGKGNTLLNHCGIRPDLLPFTVDRNPYKHGRFTPGTRIPILPPERLAEERPDYVLVLPWNLREELADQLSFVHAWGGRLVFPIPNLEIVEVNR, from the coding sequence ATGACAACCTGCAGGCTGTGCGGCTCGACGAGCCTCGCCAGCGTCATCGACCTCGGGGCGACACCGCCCTGCGAGCGGTTCCTCACCGAGCGGCAGCTGGAGGAGCCGGAGGTCACCTACCCGCTGCATCTGCGGGTCTGCACCGGCTGCTGGCTGGCGCAGATCCCGCCGATGATCACCCCCGAGGAGACCTTCACCGAGTACGCCTACTTCTCCTCGTACTCGACGTCGTGGGTGGAGCACGCGCGGGAGTTCGTGGACGGGGCGGTCGACCGGCTCGGGCTGGGAGGCGACTCGTTCGTGGTCGAGGTGGCCAGCAACGACGGATATCTGCTGCGGCACGTCGTCGAGCGGGGCATCCGATGCCTGGGCGTCGAGCCTTCCGAGAACGTCGGCCAGGCGGCCAGGGACGCCGGGGTGCCCACCCTCACGGCGTTCCTCGGCCTCCAGACCGGCGCCTCGGTGCGCGCGGAGCACGGGCCGGCCGACCTGGTGGTGGCCAACAACGTCTACGCCCACATCCCGGACGTCATCGGGTTCACCCGAGGACTGCGCGCCCTGGTGGCCGACGACGGCTGGGTCTCCATCGAGGTCCAGCACCTGCTCACCCTGATGGCGCACAACCAGTACGACACGATCTATCACGAGCACTTCCAGTACTACACGGTCGCCTCCGCGCGAAGTGCCCTGGCCGCCGGTGGGCTCTCCCTCGTGGACGTCGAGTCGCTGCCCACGCACGGTGGCTCGATCCGCCTGTGGGCCCGGCCGACGGAGACCGCGGGCGAGCCGGGCGAGCGGGTGGCCGGGCTGCTCGCGGCGGAGAAGGCCGCGGGCCTGCACGAGCTGTCGGGGTACACCGAGTTCGGCGAGCGGGTGGCACGGGTGCGGCGGGACCTGCTGACCTTCCTCCTCGACGCCGCCCGCCAGGGCCGGACCGTCGTCGGCTACGGGGCGCCGGGCAAGGGCAACACCCTGCTCAACCACTGCGGGATCCGGCCCGACCTGCTCCCCTTCACCGTCGACCGCAACCCGTACAAGCACGGCAGGTTCACCCCCGGCACGCGCATACCGATCCTGCCGCCCGAGCGGCTCGCCGAGGAGCGGCCCGACTACGTGCTGGTCCTGCCGTGGAACCTTCGCGAGGAGCTGGCCGACCAGCTGTCCTTCGTACACGCCTGGGGAGGCCGGCTGGTCTTCCCCATCCCCAACCTGGAGATCGTCGAGGTGAACCGGTGA
- a CDS encoding glucose-1-phosphate thymidylyltransferase yields MKALVLAGGAGTRLRPITHTSAKQLVPVANKPVLFYGLEAIATAGIREIGIVVGDTHAEIEAAVGDGRALGLEVTYIRQRAPLGLAHAVLIAHDYLGDDDFVMYLGDNFIVGGINGVVERFARERPAAHIMLTRVGDPRQFGVAELDEAGRVVGLEEKPQAPKSDLALVGVYLFTAAIHEAVAELKPSWRGELEITDAIHWLIADGRPVASTVISGYWKDTGNVTDMLEVNRLVLESLEPRVDGLVDGASQLIGRVVVEAGAEIERSRIVGPAIIGSGARIRDSYIGPFTSIAAGCAISGSEIEYSIVLPRSSIAGVSRIEASLIGHDVEVTPAPNTPRAHRLVLGDHSKVQISS; encoded by the coding sequence GTGAAAGCACTCGTGCTCGCCGGAGGAGCGGGCACCCGGCTACGGCCGATCACTCACACCTCGGCCAAGCAACTCGTGCCGGTCGCCAACAAGCCGGTGCTCTTCTACGGCCTTGAGGCCATCGCCACCGCGGGCATCCGCGAGATCGGGATCGTGGTGGGCGACACGCACGCCGAGATCGAGGCGGCCGTCGGCGACGGCCGCGCGCTCGGCCTGGAGGTGACCTACATCCGCCAGCGGGCGCCGCTGGGCCTGGCCCACGCGGTGCTCATCGCCCACGACTACCTCGGTGACGACGACTTCGTCATGTATCTCGGCGACAACTTCATCGTCGGCGGCATCAACGGCGTCGTCGAGCGTTTCGCCCGCGAGCGGCCCGCCGCGCACATCATGCTCACCAGGGTCGGCGACCCCCGGCAGTTCGGGGTCGCCGAACTCGACGAGGCGGGCCGGGTGGTCGGGCTTGAGGAGAAGCCACAGGCTCCCAAGAGCGACCTCGCGCTGGTCGGCGTCTACCTGTTCACCGCCGCGATCCACGAGGCGGTGGCCGAGCTCAAACCCTCCTGGCGGGGCGAGCTGGAGATCACCGATGCCATCCACTGGCTGATCGCCGACGGGCGGCCGGTCGCCTCCACGGTCATCTCCGGCTACTGGAAGGACACCGGGAACGTCACGGACATGCTGGAGGTCAACCGGCTGGTGCTGGAGTCCCTGGAGCCCCGGGTGGACGGCCTGGTCGACGGCGCCAGCCAGCTGATCGGCCGGGTGGTCGTCGAGGCCGGTGCCGAGATCGAGCGGTCCCGCATCGTCGGGCCGGCGATCATCGGCTCCGGCGCCAGGATCCGCGACAGCTACATCGGCCCCTTCACCTCGATCGCGGCAGGCTGCGCGATCAGCGGCAGCGAGATCGAGTACTCGATCGTCCTGCCCAGGTCCTCGATCGCCGGAGTCTCGCGGATCGAGGCGTCCCTCATCGGCCACGACGTCGAGGTCACCCCCGCCCCCAACACCCCCAGAGCCCACCGCCTCGTGCTGGGCGATCACAGCAAGGTGCAGATCAGTTCATGA
- a CDS encoding oligosaccharide flippase family protein — translation MNQRQGEDAGDRDGRGDRGDRGGRGAAGETGVAGVAGAVGTVGTADGTDGTAVEQVGTIGRKAGRGLRWSLLGNLGTKATTFVMGLVLARLLVPEDFGLYAIALAATTFVMHVNDVGIIAATVQWRGRVEDMAPTATVMALAFSTGIYGIFWVVAPYFAELAGSAEATPVVRLLTAIILIDGVTAVRAGTLMRGFGHDRLIKANIAGSLVNAAVAVTLAANGAGAYSFACGQVTANAVTGALVLAWAGLPFRLGFDREVAARLLRFGAPLALGLGIEAVLMNADYVIVGAVLGPAALGFYLLAFNVSSWVPSVIGTALRYVTVPSFSRLAEQRPESLSLGVQRSVPLLVAFVLPVAVVTATLAPEIVAFLYGEKWAPAAGVLALLAVLLVVRMLTSLAFDVLTSAGATRATVWMNLGWAVALVPALWAGTHWYGIRGAAIGHALAGLLVALPLAALMLSRAGVRLAPVLPALVRPLLGAAGAAAVIVALAGVMDGSPFVRLCVAGGGGLLAYVLLAVPAARLRQLGARAVPAR, via the coding sequence ATGAACCAGCGACAGGGCGAGGACGCCGGTGATCGCGACGGTCGCGGTGATCGCGGTGATCGCGGCGGTCGCGGCGCGGCAGGCGAGACCGGCGTGGCAGGCGTGGCAGGCGCGGTCGGTACCGTCGGCACCGCCGACGGTACCGACGGCACGGCCGTCGAGCAGGTCGGGACGATCGGCAGGAAAGCCGGTCGCGGGCTGCGCTGGAGCCTCCTGGGCAACCTCGGCACCAAGGCGACGACCTTCGTCATGGGACTGGTGCTCGCCCGGCTGCTCGTACCGGAGGACTTCGGCCTCTACGCCATCGCGCTCGCCGCGACCACCTTCGTCATGCACGTCAACGACGTCGGCATCATCGCCGCCACCGTGCAGTGGCGGGGCAGGGTCGAGGACATGGCGCCGACGGCGACGGTCATGGCCCTGGCGTTCAGCACCGGGATATACGGGATCTTCTGGGTGGTGGCCCCGTACTTCGCGGAGCTGGCGGGGAGCGCTGAGGCGACCCCGGTGGTCCGGCTGCTCACCGCGATCATCCTCATCGACGGTGTCACCGCGGTGCGGGCGGGCACGTTGATGCGCGGGTTCGGGCACGACAGGCTGATCAAGGCCAACATCGCGGGCTCGCTGGTCAACGCCGCGGTGGCCGTCACGCTCGCCGCGAACGGAGCCGGGGCCTACAGCTTCGCCTGCGGGCAGGTCACGGCCAATGCGGTCACCGGCGCGCTGGTGCTCGCCTGGGCGGGGCTGCCGTTCCGTCTGGGCTTCGACCGGGAGGTCGCGGCCAGGCTCCTGAGGTTCGGCGCGCCGCTGGCCCTGGGCCTCGGCATCGAGGCGGTGCTGATGAACGCCGACTACGTCATCGTCGGCGCCGTGCTCGGCCCCGCAGCGCTCGGCTTCTACCTGCTGGCCTTCAATGTCTCCAGTTGGGTGCCCAGCGTGATCGGGACCGCCCTGCGCTACGTCACGGTACCCAGCTTCTCCAGGCTGGCCGAGCAGCGGCCCGAGTCGCTCTCGCTGGGAGTGCAACGCTCGGTACCGCTGCTGGTCGCGTTCGTGCTCCCGGTCGCCGTCGTGACGGCCACGCTGGCACCGGAGATCGTGGCGTTCCTTTACGGCGAGAAGTGGGCGCCGGCCGCCGGGGTCCTGGCGCTGCTCGCGGTCCTGCTGGTCGTGCGGATGCTCACCTCCCTCGCCTTCGACGTCCTCACCTCGGCGGGCGCGACCAGGGCCACCGTGTGGATGAACCTCGGCTGGGCCGTGGCGCTGGTGCCCGCGCTGTGGGCGGGCACGCACTGGTACGGCATCCGCGGCGCGGCGATCGGTCACGCGCTGGCCGGCCTCCTGGTCGCCCTGCCGCTGGCGGCACTGATGCTGAGCCGCGCGGGGGTGCGCCTGGCACCGGTGCTTCCGGCCCTGGTCCGCCCGCTGCTGGGCGCCGCGGGCGCGGCGGCGGTCATCGTGGCGCTCGCCGGGGTGATGGACGGCTCCCCGTTCGTCCGGCTCTGCGTGGCCGGCGGCGGAGGACTGCTCGCCTACGTTCTGCTCGCCGTACCTGCGGCACGGCTCAGACAGCTCGGTGCGCGGGCGGTTCCCGCCCGCTGA
- a CDS encoding sugar phosphate nucleotidyltransferase, which translates to MKVVLFCGGYGTRMRTGTPGDAPKPMQLVGPRPLIWHVMRYYAHFGHTEFILCLGYGAHHIKDFFLNYQETTSNDFVLRGGRVELLSTDISDWSISFVQTGIASPIGERLRRVRDHLDGEEMFLANYADVLTDAPLPEIVDRFTLSGAGASMMVVPPSDTFHCIELGERGTVGGITPVSEMPLWVNGGYFVLRQEIFDHIPAGGDLVADGCAELAKRGRLLAYPHRGYWRPTDTVKERVALDEAYSRGDRPWALWEREHLAVPAT; encoded by the coding sequence GTGAAGGTCGTCCTCTTCTGCGGCGGATACGGCACCAGGATGCGCACCGGCACCCCCGGTGACGCGCCCAAGCCCATGCAGCTCGTGGGGCCTCGGCCGCTCATCTGGCATGTGATGCGCTACTACGCGCACTTCGGGCACACCGAGTTCATCCTCTGCCTCGGCTACGGCGCGCACCACATCAAGGACTTCTTCCTGAACTACCAGGAGACGACCTCCAACGACTTCGTGCTGCGCGGTGGCAGGGTCGAACTGCTGTCCACCGACATCTCCGACTGGTCGATCTCGTTCGTGCAGACCGGGATCGCCTCCCCGATCGGCGAGCGATTGCGCCGGGTCCGCGACCACCTGGACGGCGAGGAGATGTTCCTGGCCAACTACGCGGACGTGCTCACCGACGCACCGCTGCCGGAGATCGTCGACCGTTTCACCCTCTCGGGCGCGGGCGCGTCGATGATGGTGGTGCCGCCCTCGGACACCTTCCACTGCATCGAGCTGGGCGAGCGCGGCACGGTCGGCGGGATCACCCCGGTCAGCGAGATGCCGCTCTGGGTCAACGGCGGATACTTCGTGCTCCGCCAGGAGATCTTCGACCACATCCCGGCAGGCGGTGACCTGGTCGCGGACGGCTGCGCCGAGCTGGCCAAGCGCGGCAGGCTGCTGGCCTACCCGCACCGCGGCTACTGGCGGCCGACGGACACGGTCAAGGAGCGGGTCGCCCTTGACGAGGCGTACTCGCGTGGTGACCGCCCCTGGGCGCTCTGGGAGCGCGAGCACCTGGCGGTGCCGGCCACGTGA
- a CDS encoding PIG-L deacetylase family protein: MIGFRPARAGRIALLAAHCDDLAIGVGGSLLTLCSARPGIRVDALVLSGGGTERQDEEHAALAAFCPGADLRLTVLKLPDGRLPARWEEAKEAVEELRARTDPDLLFAPHPADAHQDHRTLAGLVPTAFRDHQVLGYEIVKWDGDLGRPSAYQPLAPEVAEAKVSLLQRHYPSQRHRPWYDREAFLGLARIRGIECHARYAEAFHVNKLTLDLSGG; the protein is encoded by the coding sequence GTGATCGGTTTCAGGCCGGCCCGGGCGGGCCGGATCGCGCTGCTCGCCGCGCACTGCGACGACCTCGCCATCGGGGTGGGCGGCAGCCTGCTGACCCTCTGCTCCGCGCGCCCCGGCATCCGGGTGGACGCCCTGGTGCTCTCCGGCGGCGGGACCGAGCGCCAGGACGAGGAGCACGCGGCGCTGGCCGCCTTCTGCCCCGGTGCGGATCTGCGGCTCACTGTCCTCAAGCTGCCCGACGGGCGGCTGCCCGCGCGCTGGGAGGAGGCCAAGGAGGCGGTGGAGGAGTTGCGCGCGCGCACCGACCCCGACCTGCTGTTCGCGCCGCACCCCGCCGACGCCCACCAGGACCACCGGACGCTGGCCGGGCTGGTGCCCACGGCCTTCCGCGACCACCAGGTGCTCGGCTACGAGATCGTCAAATGGGACGGCGACCTCGGGCGGCCCTCGGCCTACCAGCCGCTCGCGCCCGAGGTGGCCGAGGCGAAGGTGAGCCTGCTCCAGCGCCACTACCCCTCGCAGCGCCACCGCCCCTGGTACGACCGCGAGGCCTTCCTCGGGCTGGCCCGCATCCGCGGGATCGAATGCCACGCCCGCTACGCCGAGGCGTTCCACGTCAACAAGCTGACCCTTGACCTGTCTGGAGGTTGA